From a single Methanofollis sp. W23 genomic region:
- a CDS encoding amino acid ABC transporter ATP-binding protein, which yields MGSEDCILRVEDIHKQYGDREVLRGVTFEVKKGETKVFIGPSGTGKSTLLRCINQLTEPDAGRVFLQGEEVTHSGNRINYFRQKIGMVFQNFYLFDHLTALRNVEIALLKVKKMDPAAAREKALAELRRVGMEDWAENYPAELSGGQAQRVSIARALAMDPDVILFDEPTSALDPELTREVLEVMKTLARQGMTMLVVTHEMSFARSVANEIIFMEHGKVQEHGAPADLMTGPAFTRTREFIGTFQDFDEQ from the coding sequence ATGGGTTCAGAGGACTGCATCCTCCGTGTTGAGGATATCCATAAACAATATGGTGATCGCGAGGTGCTCCGCGGGGTCACCTTCGAGGTAAAGAAGGGTGAGACAAAGGTGTTCATCGGTCCTTCGGGGACCGGGAAGAGCACGTTGCTGCGGTGCATCAACCAGTTGACCGAGCCCGACGCTGGTCGTGTGTTCCTGCAGGGGGAGGAGGTGACGCATTCTGGGAACCGTATCAATTATTTCCGGCAGAAGATCGGGATGGTATTCCAGAACTTCTACCTCTTCGACCACCTTACGGCGCTGCGGAACGTGGAGATCGCCCTCCTGAAGGTGAAGAAGATGGACCCTGCGGCGGCACGCGAGAAGGCGCTCGCCGAACTGCGTCGGGTCGGGATGGAGGACTGGGCCGAGAACTATCCTGCCGAACTCTCAGGTGGTCAGGCGCAGCGTGTCTCGATCGCGCGCGCCCTTGCGATGGACCCCGACGTGATCCTCTTTGACGAACCGACCTCTGCCCTCGACCCTGAACTGACCCGCGAGGTGCTCGAGGTGATGAAGACGCTTGCTCGGCAGGGGATGACGATGCTTGTGGTGACGCACGAGATGAGTTTTGCCAGGTCGGTGGCAAACGAGATCATCTTCATGGAGCATGGGAAGGTCCAGGAGCATGGTGCTCCTGCCGACCTCATGACAGGTCCTGCATTTACCCGCACACGCGAGTTCATAGGAACATTCCAGGACTTTGACGAGCAGTGA
- a CDS encoding amino acid ABC transporter permease, with translation MTGVLEVISQSLPYLAEGVVITLVLVLAALGLGLLMGLPMAVAHVYGTRAVKGIISVYVWFFRALPNLVLLFLFFFGVFPLLGLGDVSPFLVAIIVLGLRSGAYQSQIFRGAIQSLGEGQMTAARSLGMSRGQAIKSIILPQAARIALPGWTNEYPILLTDSAVCYAIGVMEILFRADQIVSVTYEPMTVYVGAAVVYILLNYGGMWIFGRVEKKISIPGFGKGA, from the coding sequence GTGACCGGTGTCCTCGAGGTGATCTCCCAGTCGCTCCCCTATCTTGCAGAAGGCGTAGTGATCACGCTCGTCCTTGTCCTTGCCGCCCTTGGCCTTGGGCTCCTGATGGGGCTTCCGATGGCAGTCGCCCATGTTTACGGGACAAGGGCGGTCAAAGGGATCATATCGGTCTATGTCTGGTTCTTCAGGGCCCTCCCAAACCTGGTGCTCCTGTTCCTCTTCTTCTTCGGGGTCTTCCCGTTGCTGGGACTTGGCGACGTCTCGCCCTTTCTCGTGGCCATCATCGTGCTCGGACTGAGGTCTGGGGCCTACCAGTCGCAGATTTTCAGGGGCGCGATCCAGTCGCTTGGGGAGGGGCAGATGACCGCCGCGAGGTCGCTTGGGATGAGCAGGGGGCAGGCGATCAAGAGCATCATCCTCCCGCAGGCGGCGAGGATCGCCCTGCCAGGATGGACGAACGAGTACCCGATCCTCCTCACCGACTCGGCGGTCTGCTATGCGATCGGGGTGATGGAGATCCTGTTTCGGGCCGACCAGATCGTCTCGGTGACCTATGAACCGATGACCGTCTATGTGGGGGCGGCGGTGGTGTACATCCTCCTCAACTATGGCGGGATGTGGATCTTTGGCCGGGTCGAGAAGAAGATCAGCATACCTGGATTTGGGAAAGGAGCATAA
- a CDS encoding sulfurtransferase TusA family protein has translation MAEEESAARELDCVGLFCPEPIARTKEEIEKVAVGEVLKVEADDPAAEEDITRWAKRTGHEIVGFGKAGGILTFYIRRTV, from the coding sequence ATGGCTGAGGAGGAGAGCGCAGCACGGGAACTGGACTGCGTCGGCCTCTTCTGCCCGGAACCGATTGCACGGACAAAAGAAGAGATCGAGAAGGTCGCCGTCGGCGAGGTGTTGAAGGTCGAGGCCGACGACCCGGCGGCAGAGGAGGACATCACCCGCTGGGCAAAGCGGACCGGGCACGAGATCGTCGGGTTTGGGAAGGCCGGGGGGATCCTGACCTTCTATATCAGGAGAACGGTGTGA
- a CDS encoding DsrE family protein, whose product MAKIVYVQTSGPDTPERLYAPFILGATAVSMGVEAAIFFMIKGVMVVKQGEAEKVRVGAFPPLAEAMQQALDAGVKVYICEQSTQLLGIPRGEFIPEGVIAGGATLNDLALEADAVLTF is encoded by the coding sequence GTGGCAAAGATCGTGTATGTCCAGACGAGCGGGCCTGATACGCCTGAACGGCTGTACGCCCCGTTCATCCTCGGGGCGACGGCGGTGAGCATGGGGGTCGAGGCGGCGATCTTCTTTATGATCAAGGGGGTGATGGTCGTCAAGCAGGGCGAGGCTGAGAAGGTGAGGGTCGGGGCCTTCCCGCCCCTTGCAGAAGCGATGCAGCAGGCGCTCGATGCCGGCGTGAAGGTCTATATCTGCGAGCAGAGCACGCAGTTGCTCGGGATCCCGCGGGGCGAATTCATCCCTGAGGGAGTGATCGCCGGTGGGGCGACGCTCAATGACCTCGCCCTTGAGGCCGATGCGGTCCTGACCTTCTGA
- a CDS encoding amino acid ABC transporter permease has protein sequence MDDIVFLTTVLLPALWDGVLVTLLLIAVAAPFGFLLGISLAVGRTYGTRLISFPCKAFVIFVKGIPLLLLLFILYFGLPSVGIRFPSAEWAAIIGFIFCNGAYSSEYIRGALLSVKEGQMIAAQALGMTRVQAVKNIVLPQALRRAIPGLTNEFIYLIKYSSLAYMITVIELTGAGKLVATKYFTFNETFIVVGIVYLFLVTVTTLVANRLEKKYAVPV, from the coding sequence ATGGATGATATAGTATTCCTGACGACGGTTCTTCTCCCTGCCCTCTGGGACGGGGTGCTGGTCACCCTCCTTCTCATCGCAGTGGCAGCTCCCTTCGGATTCCTCCTCGGGATCAGTCTTGCGGTCGGCAGGACCTATGGGACCCGTCTCATCTCGTTCCCATGCAAGGCCTTTGTCATCTTTGTCAAGGGGATCCCACTTCTCCTCCTCCTCTTCATCCTCTACTTTGGCCTGCCCTCGGTCGGGATCAGGTTCCCGTCGGCAGAGTGGGCGGCGATCATCGGGTTTATCTTCTGTAATGGAGCGTATAGTTCGGAATATATCAGGGGTGCGCTCCTCTCGGTGAAGGAGGGGCAGATGATCGCGGCCCAGGCACTCGGGATGACGCGCGTCCAGGCGGTCAAAAATATCGTCCTCCCCCAGGCGCTCCGCAGGGCCATCCCAGGGCTGACCAACGAGTTCATTTATCTCATCAAATACTCGTCTCTGGCCTACATGATCACGGTCATTGAACTGACCGGTGCGGGCAAACTGGTGGCGACAAAGTATTTCACCTTCAACGAGACCTTCATCGTGGTCGGGATCGTTTATCTCTTCCTGGTCACGGTTACGACCCTGGTCGCAAACCGGCTTGAGAAGAAATACGCCGTCCCTGTGTGA
- a CDS encoding ABC transporter substrate-binding protein: protein MNMKLGGGLLVLILACTVCFAGCTGGATPADQDQGSDGADDVPTYIVGVDAAYPPYASMEKDGTITGLDVESIQWIAEKKGFKVEIKGMEWDGIIPALQQGKIDMVYSGMTITPERLAMVNFSKPYLTINQSFAVHDDSGITMEDIMAGKVVIGAQRGTTGAYWVEQNLIANGTMSKDDLKYFDSFPIAITALNNRQVDATVYDKPPHLDAIQGQPLHIVGEIYTGENYGVAIRKDDPELLQTVNEGLDELMASPKWEELLKKYEML, encoded by the coding sequence ATGAATATGAAGTTGGGTGGTGGTCTGCTGGTCCTTATACTTGCCTGTACAGTCTGCTTTGCAGGGTGTACGGGTGGTGCGACGCCAGCGGACCAGGACCAGGGATCCGACGGTGCCGACGATGTCCCTACATACATTGTTGGTGTCGATGCGGCGTATCCTCCATATGCCTCCATGGAGAAAGACGGCACGATCACTGGACTTGACGTCGAGTCAATCCAGTGGATCGCCGAGAAGAAAGGCTTCAAGGTCGAGATCAAAGGGATGGAATGGGACGGGATCATCCCCGCACTTCAGCAGGGCAAGATCGATATGGTCTACTCTGGCATGACCATCACGCCTGAGCGTCTTGCGATGGTAAACTTCTCCAAGCCGTACCTGACGATCAACCAGTCCTTCGCCGTCCATGACGACTCCGGGATCACGATGGAGGATATCATGGCTGGCAAGGTCGTGATCGGTGCCCAGCGCGGGACCACCGGTGCCTACTGGGTGGAACAGAACCTCATCGCAAATGGCACGATGTCCAAGGACGACCTGAAATACTTTGACAGTTTCCCGATTGCCATCACCGCTCTGAACAACAGGCAGGTCGATGCGACGGTCTACGATAAGCCCCCGCACCTCGACGCGATCCAGGGTCAGCCCCTCCATATCGTGGGTGAGATCTACACCGGCGAGAACTATGGCGTGGCGATCAGGAAGGACGACCCCGAACTCCTCCAGACCGTCAACGAGGGCCTGGACGAGTTGATGGCCTCTCCAAAGTGGGAAGAACTTCTCAAGAAATACGAGATGCTCTGA
- a CDS encoding amino acid ABC transporter permease, with amino-acid sequence MDVVTILVEWFPYLVLGIIQTLALVLASLGLGLLFGLPMALGQIYGNRVLQSIISVYVWFFRGMPVLVLLFLFFFGIFPSLNLDVAPFYVAVVVLGLRGAAYQSQIFRGAILSISEGQMTAARSLGMTRMQAIRSIILPQAARIALPGWSNEYPTVLTDTSVCYAIGVAEILTRTTQIVAQTYIAMPLYLAAAGIYLVLNYAGMKGLHMLEKKTSIPGFGQGGV; translated from the coding sequence ATGGATGTTGTAACTATCCTGGTGGAATGGTTCCCATATCTTGTCCTGGGGATCATTCAGACCCTTGCTCTGGTGCTCGCGTCCCTTGGTCTGGGGCTGCTTTTCGGCCTGCCGATGGCACTCGGCCAGATCTATGGGAACCGTGTGCTCCAGAGTATAATTTCGGTATATGTCTGGTTCTTCAGAGGCATGCCTGTCCTGGTACTCCTGTTCCTCTTCTTCTTTGGCATATTCCCCTCTCTGAACCTTGATGTCGCACCGTTTTACGTGGCCGTCGTTGTCCTGGGGTTGAGGGGAGCGGCGTACCAGTCCCAGATCTTTAGGGGCGCGATCCTCTCGATCAGCGAGGGGCAGATGACCGCCGCGAGGTCGCTCGGGATGACGCGGATGCAGGCGATCAGGAGCATCATCCTCCCGCAGGCGGCGCGGATCGCCCTGCCTGGATGGTCAAACGAGTACCCGACGGTGCTGACCGATACGTCGGTATGTTATGCGATCGGGGTGGCTGAGATCCTGACACGGACGACGCAGATTGTGGCCCAGACCTACATCGCGATGCCGCTTTATCTGGCGGCAGCCGGGATCTATCTCGTCCTCAACTATGCGGGGATGAAAGGACTGCATATGCTGGAGAAGAAGACCAGTATTCCAGGGTTTGGACAAGGAGGTGTCTAG
- a CDS encoding metallophosphoesterase yields the protein MRIGIMADTHDCLPLVERAVEVLNREGVGLVLHAGDYVAPFALKVLESLEAPVIGVFGNNDGDREALRKTASDGGKVDLRGDYARTKAGGLCIGLVHGHDTGQIASLIERGDLDVLVSGHTHHPLIGRHGGTLMINPGEICGYLTGTPTLAVLETEIKEAHLVRL from the coding sequence ATGCGCATCGGGATCATGGCAGACACCCATGACTGTCTTCCCCTGGTGGAACGGGCGGTTGAGGTGTTGAACAGGGAAGGGGTCGGACTGGTCCTCCATGCCGGGGACTATGTTGCCCCCTTCGCCCTGAAAGTGCTTGAGAGCCTGGAGGCACCGGTGATTGGGGTCTTTGGGAACAATGACGGTGACCGTGAGGCGCTCAGAAAAACTGCGTCTGACGGGGGGAAGGTCGACCTGCGCGGCGATTATGCCAGAACAAAGGCCGGAGGGCTCTGCATCGGGCTTGTCCACGGTCATGACACCGGCCAGATCGCGTCTCTCATAGAGCGCGGCGACCTCGACGTCCTTGTCTCGGGCCACACCCATCACCCGCTCATCGGCCGGCACGGGGGGACGCTGATGATCAACCCTGGCGAGATCTGCGGGTATCTCACCGGGACGCCGACCCTCGCCGTCCTGGAAACGGAGATAAAAGAGGCGCACCTGGTCAGGCTGTGA
- a CDS encoding ABC transporter substrate-binding protein, which yields MDKRILTAFVAAIVVLAVALCGCTGNAADAPTNENKTYIVGIDGDYPPYSSVTLEGEPTGFDVESIRWIADEMGFEVEIKPMAWDGIIPALQQNKIDMVYSGMTISPERLEKVNFSKPYWITNQAVAVREGSDFTIDDVKEGKVVLGVQRGCTAHTWIDQHLVETGKISEDDRQLYKNVQLALNDLLNKRVDAVMYDVPVIKESIQDKPLVMLGEIQTDEEYGVAVRKDDNELRAIINEGLDKLMESPKWEELKQKYEME from the coding sequence ATGGACAAAAGGATCCTGACCGCTTTTGTAGCAGCGATCGTCGTTCTGGCGGTTGCTCTCTGCGGATGCACCGGTAATGCCGCTGATGCTCCAACAAACGAGAATAAAACGTACATCGTGGGCATCGACGGCGACTATCCGCCCTACTCCTCGGTGACCCTTGAGGGGGAGCCCACCGGGTTTGACGTCGAGTCGATCCGGTGGATCGCCGACGAGATGGGCTTTGAAGTCGAGATCAAGCCTATGGCCTGGGACGGTATTATCCCCGCCCTCCAGCAGAACAAGATCGACATGGTCTACTCTGGCATGACCATCTCCCCTGAACGTCTTGAGAAGGTGAACTTCTCCAAGCCTTACTGGATCACCAACCAGGCTGTCGCTGTCCGCGAGGGCTCTGACTTCACCATTGATGACGTCAAGGAGGGCAAGGTCGTGCTCGGTGTCCAGCGCGGCTGCACCGCCCACACCTGGATCGACCAGCACCTGGTCGAGACCGGGAAGATCTCTGAAGACGACCGTCAACTTTATAAAAACGTTCAACTCGCCCTGAACGACCTCCTGAACAAGCGGGTCGACGCCGTGATGTACGACGTCCCGGTCATCAAGGAGTCCATCCAGGACAAACCCCTCGTGATGCTCGGTGAGATCCAGACCGATGAAGAGTACGGCGTGGCTGTCCGCAAGGACGACAACGAACTGCGTGCCATCATCAACGAAGGCCTGGACAAACTGATGGAATCCCCGAAGTGGGAAGAACTGAAGCAGAAATACGAGATGGAGTAG
- a CDS encoding amino acid ABC transporter permease, producing the protein MTEADFFLEILLPALLSGAVISLQLILLSAPFGFLLGTGIAVGRTYGGRLLSFLCKLYVIFFKGTPLLLLLFILYFGLPSVGIVFEPFVAAVIGFILCNGAYNSEYIRGALLSVKEGQITAAQALGMTRFQAIKNIILPQALRRAIPGVSNEFIYLIKYSSLAYLITVPELTGAGADIASKYFAYFEAFAMVGVFYLVMVTVATLAVNWLEKRTAVPGMVRS; encoded by the coding sequence ATGACAGAAGCAGATTTTTTCCTTGAGATCCTCCTCCCCGCTCTCCTGAGCGGAGCGGTCATCTCTCTGCAACTGATCCTTCTCTCGGCCCCCTTCGGGTTCCTGCTCGGTACCGGCATCGCCGTCGGCCGGACCTATGGGGGGAGGCTGCTCTCGTTCCTCTGCAAACTCTATGTCATCTTCTTCAAGGGGACGCCGCTCCTCCTCCTCCTCTTCATCCTCTACTTCGGTCTGCCCTCGGTCGGGATCGTCTTCGAGCCCTTTGTCGCGGCAGTGATAGGGTTCATCCTCTGTAATGGTGCCTACAATTCCGAGTACATCAGGGGTGCGCTCCTCTCGGTAAAGGAGGGGCAGATCACCGCAGCCCAGGCCCTCGGGATGACCAGGTTCCAGGCGATCAAAAATATCATCCTCCCCCAGGCGCTCCGCAGGGCCATCCCTGGCGTTTCAAACGAGTTCATCTATCTCATCAAATACTCGTCCCTGGCTTACCTGATCACGGTCCCAGAACTGACCGGCGCGGGTGCCGATATCGCTTCCAAATATTTTGCATACTTCGAGGCCTTTGCCATGGTCGGGGTCTTCTATCTGGTCATGGTCACGGTGGCCACCCTCGCCGTCAACTGGCTGGAGAAGCGGACCGCCGTCCCGGGCATGGTCAGGTCATGA
- a CDS encoding amino acid ABC transporter ATP-binding protein yields MGSEDCILRVEDIHKQYGDREVLRGVTFEVKKGETKVFIGPSGTGKSTLLRCINQLTEPDSGRVFLQGEEVTHSGNRINYFRQKIGMVFQNFYLFDHLTALRNVEIALLKVKKMDPAAAREKALAELRRVGMEDWAENYPAELSGGQAQRVSIARALAMDPDVILFDEPTSALDPELTREVLEVMKTLARQGMTMLVVTHEMSFARSVANEIIFMEHGKVQEHGAPADLMTGPAFTRTREFIGTFSESLTD; encoded by the coding sequence ATGGGTTCAGAGGATTGCATCCTCCGTGTTGAGGATATCCATAAACAATATGGTGATCGCGAGGTGCTCCGCGGGGTCACCTTCGAGGTAAAGAAGGGTGAGACAAAGGTGTTCATCGGTCCTTCGGGGACCGGGAAGAGCACGCTGTTGCGGTGCATCAACCAGTTGACCGAGCCTGACTCTGGTCGTGTGTTCCTGCAGGGGGAGGAGGTGACGCATTCTGGGAACCGTATCAATTATTTCCGGCAGAAGATCGGGATGGTGTTCCAGAACTTCTACCTCTTCGACCACCTTACGGCGCTGCGGAACGTGGAGATCGCCCTCCTGAAGGTGAAGAAGATGGACCCTGCGGCGGCACGCGAGAAGGCGCTCGCCGAACTGCGTCGGGTCGGGATGGAGGACTGGGCCGAGAACTATCCTGCCGAACTCTCAGGTGGTCAGGCGCAGCGTGTCTCGATCGCGCGCGCCCTTGCGATGGACCCCGACGTGATCCTCTTTGACGAACCGACCTCTGCCCTCGACCCTGAACTGACCCGCGAGGTGCTCGAGGTGATGAAGACGCTTGCTCGGCAGGGGATGACGATGCTCGTGGTGACGCACGAGATGAGTTTTGCCAGATCGGTGGCAAACGAGATCATCTTCATGGAGCACGGAAAGGTCCAGGAGCATGGCGCCCCTGCCGACCTCATGACAGGTCCTGCATTTACCCGCACACGCGAGTTCATAGGAACATTCAGTGAATCATTGACTGATTAG
- a CDS encoding sodium-dependent transporter has product MAENQRWSSRKMFILAVVSSAIGLGNLWRFPYVAYENGGGAFLIPYLIAMFTVGIPLLILETGVGYKTQAGPPMAFKRLLGKWYSVIGWAAVLVAFLIVTYYSVIVAWSFDYLGFSFNLAWGSDPATFFYEDFLQVSDGFFSIGGLNLVVLAGAVLAWIWIYLSIFKGVRSVEKMAWITVVVPWLLIILFVFRGITLPGAMDGLSYYLTPQFEALLDPGVWIAAYGQVFYSMSIGMAIIIAYSRFLGEKSDVVKSTVLIAIADCFTSIFAGIAVFSTLGYLAFTHGVPVTEVVRSGIELAFVTYPAVISALPFLPELFGILFFAMLITLGVGSSFSLVQAVSASLSDYVKTERWCLNAVICAAAFAVSLIYMTDAGILWLDIVDNYVNQFLILLVGFAEALAIGYVYGAPKLREFVNQFSDWKAGRWWDACIWVVVPLFLGSALLFNIVTDLSDPYGDYPLAATLVGWAEVILLPVFAMALTYIYRNHKGVDVEEKASE; this is encoded by the coding sequence ATGGCAGAAAATCAGCGTTGGAGTTCTCGAAAAATGTTCATTCTCGCCGTTGTCAGTTCGGCGATAGGTCTGGGAAACCTCTGGCGTTTCCCATACGTCGCATATGAGAACGGCGGCGGCGCGTTCCTTATCCCCTACCTGATTGCAATGTTCACTGTCGGGATCCCCCTCCTCATCCTTGAGACAGGGGTGGGATACAAGACCCAGGCAGGCCCGCCGATGGCATTCAAGCGTCTGCTGGGCAAGTGGTACAGTGTGATCGGATGGGCTGCGGTCCTGGTCGCCTTTCTCATCGTCACCTATTACTCGGTGATTGTGGCGTGGAGTTTCGACTATCTTGGCTTTTCATTTAACCTGGCCTGGGGCAGCGACCCGGCTACGTTCTTCTACGAAGATTTTCTCCAGGTCTCTGATGGGTTCTTCTCCATCGGCGGCCTGAACCTGGTGGTCCTTGCCGGTGCGGTCCTTGCCTGGATCTGGATCTATCTCTCCATCTTCAAGGGCGTCAGGTCGGTCGAGAAGATGGCCTGGATCACGGTTGTCGTCCCCTGGCTGCTGATCATTCTCTTCGTGTTCAGGGGGATCACCCTGCCTGGCGCGATGGACGGGCTCTCCTACTACCTGACCCCGCAGTTCGAGGCTCTTCTTGATCCAGGCGTCTGGATCGCCGCCTATGGCCAGGTATTCTACTCGATGTCAATCGGGATGGCGATCATCATCGCATACTCCCGATTCCTCGGCGAGAAGTCCGACGTGGTGAAGAGCACCGTGCTCATCGCGATCGCCGACTGTTTCACCTCGATCTTTGCAGGTATTGCAGTCTTCTCCACGCTTGGGTATCTTGCCTTCACGCATGGCGTCCCGGTGACTGAGGTGGTCAGGAGCGGGATCGAACTGGCGTTCGTGACCTATCCCGCCGTCATCAGTGCGCTCCCGTTCCTCCCTGAGCTCTTCGGCATCCTCTTCTTTGCGATGCTCATCACCCTTGGGGTCGGGTCGTCCTTCTCTCTGGTGCAGGCGGTGAGCGCCAGTCTCTCTGATTATGTCAAGACCGAACGCTGGTGTCTCAATGCAGTCATCTGCGCCGCAGCCTTTGCGGTGAGCCTGATCTATATGACCGATGCCGGTATCCTCTGGCTCGATATCGTCGACAATTATGTCAACCAGTTCCTGATCCTTCTGGTCGGGTTTGCCGAGGCCCTTGCCATCGGGTATGTCTATGGCGCTCCCAAACTGCGTGAGTTTGTCAACCAGTTCTCTGACTGGAAGGCCGGGCGCTGGTGGGACGCCTGTATCTGGGTCGTCGTCCCGCTCTTCCTTGGGTCGGCCCTGCTCTTCAATATCGTCACCGACCTTTCTGATCCTTATGGTGACTATCCGCTTGCGGCCACCCTTGTTGGATGGGCTGAGGTCATCCTCCTCCCGGTTTTTGCGATGGCTCTCACCTATATCTATCGGAACCATAAGGGCGTGGATGTCGAGGAAAAGGCCTCAGAATAA